Within the Dehalococcoidales bacterium genome, the region GGTAAAGCCAGGAGTCCTTCCCTGTCGAGTATAATGGTGTTTCCCTGCCTCCGGGCGACTTTATCCCATAACCGTTCCGTCTCTGTTTCCATGAAGGCGAGGTCGTCAGCGGCGATACGGGCGGTGCGCAGCAGCGCACCGGCGATACCCGGGTTATAGTCGAGCAGTTGCGGTAAAAGCTGGTGGCGGATTCTGTTTCGCAGTGGTGATAGTGACAGGTTGGAGGTGTCCAGCCTGGGTTTGAGCTGGTATTGATGGCAGTAGGCAACGGTCTCCTCACGGCTCACGGCGAGCAGGGGGCGGACTATGGTCAGACTGCCGGTTGGAGACTGCCACCGGCTACGGGGTTGCAGTCCCCGCAGCCCCCTGGCGCCCGTTCCCCTGATGAGGTGCATCAGTATTGTCTCGATGTGGTCATCGGTGGTGTGACCTGCCGCCACTCCATCGGCTCCGGTTGATTTAACTACTTCGGCCAGAAAGTCGTATCGTACCTCGCGGGCGGCTTCTTCCGGTGAACTGCGCCGGAGGGACTGGTAGGCTCTGACATCACGCCGGTCAATGGTGGCCGGGATACTGAATTGACGGGCGAGGCTGGCGACATACCGGGCGTCAGCTTCGGACTCAAGCCCCCGGAGCTGGTGGTCGAGGTGAGCTACGTGAAGTTTTACCTTCAACTGCTCTTGCAGGACGGACAGGATATGCAGCAGGCAGACCGAGTCCGGGCCGCCGGAGACGGCCACTACCAGGTGAGGCTCGTCCGATAGCAGGCGATGCTTCTGAATATAGTTCATCACCCTTTGCGCCAGGGGTTCCTGGCATCCCTGTCTTTTCAATGTTCATTCATGCCCTGGAAGGTCTGCCTGATTTTTACCACAATTATCCGGACTTCGACTACAATGTCATCTAATGCAACGGTTACCGGCGTATCCGTTGAGGTGGGTATGGCTTTACTGGCCCGTTTCCGGCTTCGCCCGGTGGTTGCAGGATAAGTCTGGCGCGGTGTATTGATTCCGGATAACCGGCAAACCCAAGAGCCAGAGCCACCTGTTCCGGTCTACCGGAACCGCCGCTATCACAGCGTAATTTCATTCTTATCACGTAACCGGGAGGGTGCTGCTCAACCAGCTCAATGTTATCGATTAGCGCTCTCAGGTCATAGTTCCGCTCTCCGGTATCCCGATAGTGGCGCCACGGCAGACGCTCCGCGGCAAGTAAGTCGGCAACCGCTGATTGCACTGCCGCCGGATCATGGTCACTATCAAGCTTCACCATGTATTCAGCGTAACGCACCTGGGATTGCAGTGACGGCATGGTGGGCGCTGTCTGGTGCGCCTCGAGTATTTCCGCCCCGGCCGGTAGCTGCCGGCTTACCGACGTAACGAACCAGTGCGGCGAAACCGGTCTGGAGATGAAGATGTCCATTAGTTCAGCTTCACTGGTAACTCCCACAGGAAGAGGGGCGGCTAATGACAGGCGCGGGTGAGGGTTGAAGCCTTCCGAATAGGCCAGCGGTATCCCGGCGCGGCGGAAGGCTCTTTCCCAGAGCCGCATAATATCAAGGTGGGAGATGAACTTTATCTCTTCTCCCCGGCTGAATCTAATTCGCAGGCGTAGCGTGACTTTTCTCCCTGGTCAGTCTGATTTTTTCAATTTTGAGTCCGCGCATCTCGGTAATCACCAGCTTCAGGTCCTTATATTTAACCTGCTCAAAGGGTCTGGGGATGTGGCCGAGGAGGTGAAGGGCGAAGCCGGCCACCGTCTCGTAGTCGCCCTCGGGCAGCTCCAGCTGCATCTTCTCGTTGGCTTCCTCGATACGCATACTGCCGTCGATTTGAAAGGTATAGTCATTGATTACCTCGTACTCTTTTTCGACATCGGCCAGTTCATCGCCGACCTCACCGACGATCTCCTCGACGAGGCGGCTCAGGGTAATGATACCGGCGGTACCGCCGAACTCATCGACAATGACAGCCATGCGGTAGTTCTTATCGCGCATCTCGGTAAAGAGCTCGTTGATGCGCTTGGTTTCAGGGGTAAAATAGGCGGGGCGAACGAGGTCATCGATGGTGCTCTGGTTATCAATGGTGCCCCTGGCCTGGGCCATCATCACGTCCTTGACGGCGAGGATACCGACGACGTTATCCATATTCTCCTGGAATACCGGGAAACGCGACCTTGGGGACTGGGCGTAGAGGGCGAGGAAATCGGCTACAGTCGAGCCCTGCTCGATGGCGACGACCTCAGGGCGCGGGATCATGATTTCGTAGGCGGGGCGGTCACCGAAATCGAAGACCTTGTGCAGCATTTCCGCCTCGGACTCTTCCACCGTGCCCTCACGGTGACCCACGGAGATCATGGTGCGGATTTCATCATCACTGACCAGAGACCTGGGTACGGGTGTGCCGCCCACCAGGCGGCTGAAGAAGGCGGCGATGCGGCTGAGCACGATTACGAAAGGGGTAAACAGCCAGGAGAGGAACTCCAGGGGCCGGGCGAAGGTGAGGGAAATCCGCTCGGCGTGATTAGCGGCAATTGTCTTGGGAGAGGTCTCACAAAATATCAGCAGAATAATGGTCAAGCCGACGGTGGCCAGGAGCAGACCCTGCTGTTCCCCCCAGAACCGGATTGCCAGGATGGTAGCCAGGGCGGCGGCGGCGGTGTTGACCAGATTATTGCCCAGTAATACCATCGAGAGCAGTCTCTCCGGTTTTTTTATCATGCGGGAAACCAGACTGGCACCCTTCACCCGGTTATGAACCAGGTGTTCCAATCTTACCTTCTGCAGGGAGAAAAAGGCTGTTTCCGAGCTGGAGAAGAAGGCAGACAGAAGAAGGCAAATAAGAAGAAGCACTAAATATAGCGTTTCTTCAGTACCAAACATACAGCTTTACTCTGCTCTCGGCAATAGCATATCAAATTATTGCTCATTCTTATAGTAACATCAGTTAATAGCCGTGTCAAAATTAGCTTCTATTTGGACTCCGTGGTATATGCTATAATTCTACCGTATGAGAATACTGGGTATTGAAACCTCCTGTGATGAGACGGCAGCGGCGGTTGTGGAGGATGGGGTCAGCATTCTGTCTAATCGGATTGCTTCACAGATAGAAATTCACGCCCGTTACGGTGGAGTGGTGCCTGAAGTGGCTTCGCGCCAGCATATTCTGGCCATTATCCCGGTGGTAAAGCAGGCGATGGCTGACGCCGGGGCTACATGGAGTGATTTGGGCGCTATTGCCGTAACTGTTGGCCCGGGCTTGGCCGGCTCATTACTGATAGGAGTTAACGTGGCTAAGGCGATTGCTCTGGCTCACGGGCTGCCGGTTATCGGGGTTAACCATCTGGAGGGACACATCTACGCTAACTGGCTGGCCGGGCATAGTCAGGGTGTTTCCCCCGTTTTTCCTTTAGTCTGTCTTATTGTTTCCGGGGGGCATAGCGACCTGGTACTGATGAAGGGGCACCAGGACTATGTGATACTGGGACGGACACGGGATGATGCCGCCGGGGAAGCCTTTGATAAAGCTGCCCGGATACTTGATTTAGGCTACCCCGGAGGTCCGGCCATCGAGCGGGCTGCCGCGGCCGGTAGTGCCTCGATCCGGCTGCCCCGCGCCTGGCTGAACGGCACTAACGACTTTAGTTTCAGCGGTGTCAAGACAGCGCTGCTGCGTTTGGTGGAGGGAGGAAAGATTTCAACCAAGGCTGATGCGGCCGCCAGCTTTCAGGAGGCGGTGGTGGATGTTCTGGTAGGAAAAACCATGGCTGTGGCCCGGGAGTACCGGGCGAAGCAAATTTTACTGGCGGGCGGGGTTGCGGCCAATGAGTCGCTCCGGCAGAAGCTGGTCGCCGATTCACCGGTACCGGTTTTAATTCCCCCGATGATATTGTGCACTGATAATGCGGCTATGGTCGCTGCCTGCGGCTACTACCGTTTCCAGG harbors:
- the tilS gene encoding tRNA lysidine(34) synthetase TilS, producing the protein MKRQGCQEPLAQRVMNYIQKHRLLSDEPHLVVAVSGGPDSVCLLHILSVLQEQLKVKLHVAHLDHQLRGLESEADARYVASLARQFSIPATIDRRDVRAYQSLRRSSPEEAAREVRYDFLAEVVKSTGADGVAAGHTTDDHIETILMHLIRGTGARGLRGLQPRSRWQSPTGSLTIVRPLLAVSREETVAYCHQYQLKPRLDTSNLSLSPLRNRIRHQLLPQLLDYNPGIAGALLRTARIAADDLAFMETETERLWDKVARRQGNTIILDREGLLALPPALQRHLLRAGIETLLGNLNDIEARHIEEIMAALTRSAGKSLNLPGGLVFSNDYNRYLLGLDPAELSPFPPLENEFSLNIPGVTEFPGWRVTASLTERGNMTDKVGRFTAFFDYEKTGGKATVRQRQPGDRFHPLGMSHPKKLGEFMIDARIPASWRPRVPVVCSPEQVLWLVGWRIDDRVKVTANTRQVLRLDFQAVSGSV
- the tsaD gene encoding tRNA (adenosine(37)-N6)-threonylcarbamoyltransferase complex transferase subunit TsaD — protein: MRILGIETSCDETAAAVVEDGVSILSNRIASQIEIHARYGGVVPEVASRQHILAIIPVVKQAMADAGATWSDLGAIAVTVGPGLAGSLLIGVNVAKAIALAHGLPVIGVNHLEGHIYANWLAGHSQGVSPVFPLVCLIVSGGHSDLVLMKGHQDYVILGRTRDDAAGEAFDKAARILDLGYPGGPAIERAAAAGSASIRLPRAWLNGTNDFSFSGVKTALLRLVEGGKISTKADAAASFQEAVVDVLVGKTMAVAREYRAKQILLAGGVAANESLRQKLVADSPVPVLIPPMILCTDNAAMVAACGYYRFQGGRIDGLDLDVVPGLRLA
- a CDS encoding TIGR03936 family radical SAM-associated protein, which gives rise to MRLWERAFRRAGIPLAYSEGFNPHPRLSLAAPLPVGVTSEAELMDIFISRPVSPHWFVTSVSRQLPAGAEILEAHQTAPTMPSLQSQVRYAEYMVKLDSDHDPAAVQSAVADLLAAERLPWRHYRDTGERNYDLRALIDNIELVEQHPPGYVIRMKLRCDSGGSGRPEQVALALGFAGYPESIHRARLILQPPGEAGNGPVKPYPPQRIRR
- a CDS encoding hemolysin family protein, translating into MFGTEETLYLVLLLICLLLSAFFSSSETAFFSLQKVRLEHLVHNRVKGASLVSRMIKKPERLLSMVLLGNNLVNTAAAALATILAIRFWGEQQGLLLATVGLTIILLIFCETSPKTIAANHAERISLTFARPLEFLSWLFTPFVIVLSRIAAFFSRLVGGTPVPRSLVSDDEIRTMISVGHREGTVEESEAEMLHKVFDFGDRPAYEIMIPRPEVVAIEQGSTVADFLALYAQSPRSRFPVFQENMDNVVGILAVKDVMMAQARGTIDNQSTIDDLVRPAYFTPETKRINELFTEMRDKNYRMAVIVDEFGGTAGIITLSRLVEEIVGEVGDELADVEKEYEVINDYTFQIDGSMRIEEANEKMQLELPEGDYETVAGFALHLLGHIPRPFEQVKYKDLKLVITEMRGLKIEKIRLTREKSHATPAN